The Algoriphagus sp. TR-M9 genome has a window encoding:
- a CDS encoding TonB-dependent receptor, with protein MMKQAFTTIFFGLGLFTSLLSYAQSGNVSGKLTFDDGQPVTFATVFIQSVKKYGLSDESGNYTIKDVPYGKHLVQVSSLEIEQNEFEIEFHAASKPLTTVLKRSGHTHLDEVQVIGESYKTQVEKSGFAVNIVDTKEASLRNIQTNELLNTTVGVKIRQNGGLGSEVNYSLNGLSGSAVRIFIDGIPISAYGNSFNLNSIPPAMIKEIEVYKGVVPGHLADDALGGAINIVLQNSVQSNLSASVSYGSFNTLQASINGLHRFKESGFTVKGSLFYNYSDNDYKVSGRSVVVTGLGGVQTPITARRFNDAYRSSGGMLQLGFTDVKWADQFLIGFTGSSDYKEIQHGAFMTIMPYKDRFMESDAALMNLTYQKKDLFTPGLDVTINGLYGKRNRMVSDTLAWAYSWSGEKAIDFRGNEYKYSWNSQQEGGPTLARINRNVSSIRTGVSYAIGKNHRFLLNHVYSGIDRVDTDQLRSVLENTFRGTRDLEKNIVSLTYELNALDEKLKANVFGKYYQQKTINIDPEINEETNEIVDDITSANKIDEGYGFTLSYAVVPNITLLTSAEKAVRLPNESEVFGNDGDNVVANPSIRPELSNNFNLGFRLGTFHVNQHDFTVSTNLFTRNIKDRIGLPIETSLNVNDETILYENQGNGTSKGFDAQLDYTFNDNFGFNFNVSRFELKIVNRGVEIDVPNTPFFTMNGSLRYSFKDLIQKDSRLNLFYTMYFTDEFSYLVPQGSNTVGDEFFEVPQQLAQDLGLSYVFPSNKLVMSFDIKNIFDQAVYDNLSVQKPGRAFYLKLNYRINNY; from the coding sequence ATGATGAAACAAGCTTTTACTACGATATTTTTTGGCTTAGGCCTTTTTACCTCCTTGCTTTCCTACGCGCAATCAGGAAATGTAAGTGGAAAATTGACCTTTGACGACGGGCAGCCGGTCACTTTTGCCACCGTTTTTATTCAATCTGTCAAGAAGTATGGCCTTTCGGATGAATCTGGAAATTATACTATCAAAGATGTACCCTATGGAAAGCATCTGGTTCAGGTTTCCAGTCTTGAAATCGAGCAAAATGAATTTGAGATTGAGTTTCATGCGGCTTCCAAACCACTCACCACTGTTTTAAAAAGATCCGGACACACCCATTTGGATGAGGTGCAGGTCATCGGTGAGTCTTACAAGACCCAGGTCGAAAAATCCGGTTTTGCAGTCAACATAGTGGACACCAAGGAAGCTAGCCTGCGAAATATTCAGACAAATGAATTGTTAAATACCACTGTGGGGGTTAAAATCCGTCAAAACGGTGGATTAGGTTCCGAGGTCAATTACAGTTTAAATGGCTTGTCAGGAAGTGCTGTACGGATTTTTATCGACGGAATCCCCATCTCAGCCTATGGAAATTCATTTAACCTGAATAGCATACCGCCTGCGATGATTAAGGAAATTGAAGTGTACAAAGGCGTGGTTCCGGGGCACCTGGCTGATGATGCTTTGGGAGGTGCCATCAATATAGTACTTCAAAATTCTGTACAGTCAAATCTAAGTGCTTCCGTTTCTTATGGTTCATTTAATACTCTTCAGGCAAGTATCAATGGACTGCATAGGTTCAAGGAGTCAGGCTTTACCGTCAAAGGTTCTCTCTTTTACAACTATTCGGATAATGACTACAAGGTCTCTGGGAGAAGTGTAGTAGTCACGGGGTTGGGAGGAGTGCAAACGCCGATTACGGCCCGAAGATTCAACGATGCCTACAGGTCCTCAGGGGGAATGTTGCAGTTGGGCTTTACAGATGTGAAGTGGGCGGATCAATTTTTAATTGGCTTCACAGGGTCCAGTGATTATAAAGAAATCCAACACGGGGCTTTTATGACCATTATGCCCTACAAGGATAGATTTATGGAATCGGACGCGGCTCTGATGAACCTGACTTATCAAAAGAAAGACTTGTTCACGCCCGGACTGGATGTCACGATCAATGGATTATACGGTAAACGAAACCGTATGGTAAGCGATACGCTGGCTTGGGCATATAGCTGGAGTGGGGAAAAGGCAATTGATTTCAGAGGAAATGAATATAAGTATTCATGGAATTCCCAGCAGGAAGGCGGGCCTACCCTGGCTAGAATCAACAGGAATGTGTCCTCCATTCGCACTGGGGTTTCCTATGCCATTGGCAAGAATCACAGGTTCTTACTTAACCATGTGTATAGCGGCATAGATCGAGTGGATACTGATCAATTGAGGTCGGTTTTGGAAAACACCTTCAGAGGTACAAGAGATCTAGAAAAAAACATCGTTTCTCTGACTTACGAACTCAATGCCCTGGATGAAAAGCTGAAGGCGAATGTTTTTGGCAAATACTACCAGCAAAAAACCATAAATATTGACCCTGAAATCAATGAGGAAACCAATGAAATCGTAGATGATATTACCAGTGCCAATAAAATAGATGAGGGCTATGGATTTACGCTGTCCTATGCAGTAGTTCCCAACATCACCCTGTTAACTTCCGCCGAGAAAGCTGTCAGATTACCCAATGAAAGTGAAGTCTTTGGTAATGACGGTGATAATGTGGTCGCCAATCCAAGTATCAGACCAGAGCTTAGCAATAACTTCAACCTAGGATTCCGACTAGGTACTTTCCATGTAAACCAGCACGATTTCACTGTTTCTACCAACCTATTCACCCGTAATATCAAAGACAGAATAGGCTTGCCAATAGAAACATCCCTGAATGTCAATGATGAAACCATACTCTATGAAAATCAGGGTAATGGAACTTCCAAAGGGTTTGATGCTCAATTGGATTACACTTTCAATGACAATTTTGGATTCAATTTCAATGTCTCAAGATTTGAACTGAAAATAGTAAACAGAGGCGTGGAAATAGACGTGCCAAACACCCCGTTTTTCACCATGAATGGGAGTTTGCGCTATTCATTCAAAGATTTGATCCAAAAAGACTCTCGATTAAATCTCTTTTACACCATGTACTTCACGGATGAATTTTCTTACCTGGTACCTCAGGGATCCAATACGGTAGGGGATGAGTTTTTTGAAGTTCCGCAACAGCTAGCGCAAGATCTTGGACTTAGCTATGTTTTCCCCAGTAACAAGTTGGTCATGAGTTTTGACATCAAAAACATCTTTGATCAAGCGGTATATGACAACCTCTCTGTGCAAAAGCCAGGAAGAGCATTTTACCTGAAATTAAACTATAGAATCAATAATTATTAA
- the argB gene encoding acetylglutamate kinase translates to MKISIIKIGGNVIDFPEKLDEFLALFAKFPGHKILVHGGGVMASRFGESLGVMPEMVDGRRITDQETLDVVTMVYAGLINKNIVAKLQALKVNAIGMTGADGNIIRSIKRPVKDIDYGFVGDIQEVNTKLIDHLLSGNLLPVVNAITHDAKGQLLNTNADSIASALATSLAKEHQVNLYFCFNKSGVLIDEKNENSIIPLINDDIYQELKKENVIHSGMIPKLDNAFEALQKGVNHVWIGKAENLHLAAKGKLSGTTIERNRYDLY, encoded by the coding sequence ATGAAAATCAGCATAATCAAAATCGGCGGCAATGTCATCGATTTTCCTGAAAAACTAGATGAATTTTTAGCCCTATTTGCCAAGTTTCCAGGACACAAAATTTTGGTTCATGGCGGAGGGGTAATGGCTTCAAGATTTGGTGAATCCCTAGGCGTGATGCCCGAAATGGTTGACGGAAGGAGAATCACAGACCAGGAGACCCTAGACGTAGTGACCATGGTCTATGCAGGTTTGATCAATAAGAATATAGTAGCCAAGCTGCAGGCCCTGAAGGTAAATGCGATAGGAATGACAGGAGCAGACGGCAATATTATTCGCTCTATCAAAAGGCCTGTAAAGGACATTGACTACGGTTTTGTAGGTGATATACAAGAAGTTAACACCAAACTTATCGACCATTTATTGAGCGGAAATTTACTACCTGTGGTCAACGCCATCACCCATGATGCCAAAGGTCAATTGCTGAACACCAATGCCGACAGCATAGCTTCTGCTCTAGCCACTAGTCTGGCCAAAGAACACCAGGTAAACCTGTATTTCTGCTTCAATAAAAGTGGCGTGCTGATAGACGAAAAAAACGAAAACTCTATCATCCCGCTGATCAATGATGACATTTATCAGGAGTTGAAGAAAGAAAATGTAATCCACTCCGGAATGATCCCCAAACTGGACAATGCTTTCGAAGCCTTACAAAAAGGTGTGAATCATGTCTGGATAGGGAAAGCTGAAAACCTTCATTTGGCAGCAAAAGGCAAACTTTCCGGAACGACCATTGAAAGAAATCGCTACGACCTATATTGA
- a CDS encoding argininosuccinate synthase, with amino-acid sequence MKKIVLAYSGGLDTTFCALHLSKELGYEVHAVLVNTGGFSDEELSEVEQRAKTLGIASFKILHVMDTYYNEVIKYLVYGNVLKNQTYPLSVSAERILQAKSLAEYAKSIGAKAVAHGSTGAGNDQVRFDMIFQTIVPDIEIITPIRDLKLSRQEEIEYLKKHGVAMNFEKAAYSINKGIWGTSVGGKETLTSSDFLPENAWPTQVTETEPKEVKLTFEAGELKGIDQENYDNPVDAIQALQALAAPFGIGRDIHVGDTIIGIKGRVGFEAAAPLIIIKGHQLLEKHTLTKWQLFWKNQLAEFYGNHLHEGHYLDPVMRNLEEFMASTQTYVSGEVRVLLQPYRFTLLGITSDHDLMSNKFGSYGEMNKGYTADDVKGFTRILGNQTAIFHKVNSDND; translated from the coding sequence ATGAAAAAAATAGTTTTAGCCTACAGTGGTGGATTGGATACCACATTTTGCGCCTTACATCTCTCCAAAGAACTAGGCTATGAAGTACACGCGGTACTGGTGAATACTGGTGGATTTTCAGACGAAGAATTGAGTGAGGTAGAGCAAAGGGCGAAAACCCTGGGCATTGCCTCCTTCAAAATCCTTCATGTGATGGACACCTATTATAATGAAGTGATCAAATACCTGGTATATGGCAATGTACTGAAAAACCAAACCTACCCCCTTTCGGTATCTGCCGAGCGTATTCTTCAAGCAAAATCTCTGGCCGAGTATGCCAAATCCATAGGTGCTAAAGCTGTGGCTCATGGCTCTACCGGTGCTGGAAATGATCAGGTAAGATTTGATATGATTTTCCAGACCATAGTTCCGGATATAGAAATCATCACTCCCATCCGTGATCTTAAGCTTTCCCGACAAGAGGAGATTGAATACCTGAAAAAGCACGGCGTAGCTATGAATTTCGAAAAAGCCGCCTACTCTATCAATAAAGGAATCTGGGGAACTTCGGTAGGAGGAAAAGAAACATTGACTTCTTCAGACTTTCTACCGGAAAACGCCTGGCCTACCCAGGTGACCGAAACTGAGCCAAAGGAGGTAAAGTTGACCTTTGAAGCTGGCGAACTCAAAGGAATAGACCAAGAGAACTATGACAACCCAGTGGATGCCATCCAGGCACTTCAGGCACTGGCAGCACCATTTGGCATCGGACGGGATATCCATGTGGGAGACACCATCATCGGGATCAAAGGACGTGTAGGCTTTGAAGCCGCAGCTCCACTGATCATCATCAAAGGACATCAATTGCTGGAGAAGCATACATTGACCAAGTGGCAGCTTTTCTGGAAAAATCAGCTAGCAGAATTCTACGGTAACCACCTCCACGAAGGACATTACCTGGATCCCGTGATGAGAAACCTGGAAGAGTTTATGGCTAGCACCCAGACTTATGTGAGTGGAGAAGTTCGTGTCTTGCTACAGCCCTACCGGTTTACCTTACTTGGAATCACTTCAGATCATGATTTGATGTCCAACAAATTCGGAAGCTATGGAGAAATGAACAAAGGCTACACCGCAGATGACGTTAAAGGATTCACCCGCATTTTGGGTAACCAGACAGCTATTTTTCACAAGGTAAACTCAGACAATGACTAA
- a CDS encoding DsbA family oxidoreductase → MKIEIWSDVACPFCYIGKRKIEKAIERFPQKDKIEIEWKSFLLNPDQVTQPNKSSEEYLAEVKGWSLEQTKEITANVANMAAQEGLEYHLDKTVVANTKKAHRLLHLAKTVGKGDEMKESLLKAYFTDAVNIDDDAVLLELGKKVGLDEAAVQEVLTTDKYESEVDQDIYESRQLGVRGVPFFVLDRKFGVSGAQPDEVFDQTLEKAWAEYAKTNPVLELSAGNGESCEVDGNNC, encoded by the coding sequence ATGAAAATAGAAATATGGTCAGATGTAGCATGTCCTTTCTGCTACATCGGCAAAAGAAAAATAGAAAAGGCAATCGAGAGATTCCCTCAAAAAGATAAAATAGAGATCGAGTGGAAGAGCTTTTTGCTTAATCCAGATCAGGTCACACAGCCAAATAAAAGTTCTGAGGAATACCTAGCTGAAGTAAAAGGCTGGTCACTGGAGCAAACCAAAGAGATCACAGCAAATGTGGCGAATATGGCTGCTCAGGAAGGGCTAGAGTATCACTTGGACAAAACGGTGGTGGCAAATACCAAAAAGGCTCACAGGCTATTGCATTTGGCTAAGACTGTTGGAAAAGGTGACGAAATGAAAGAAAGCTTGCTGAAAGCCTATTTCACGGACGCTGTCAATATTGATGACGATGCTGTCTTGCTTGAATTGGGTAAAAAGGTAGGACTTGATGAAGCTGCCGTTCAGGAAGTGCTCACCACGGATAAGTATGAAAGTGAAGTTGACCAGGATATCTATGAATCTCGGCAACTGGGCGTGAGAGGAGTGCCGTTCTTTGTGTTGGATAGGAAGTTTGGTGTTTCTGGAGCTCAGCCGGATGAGGTTTTTGATCAGACGCTGGAGAAAGCTTGGGCTGAATACGCAAAGACTAATCCCGTGCTTGAACTATCAGCAGGAAATGGTGAATCCTGCGAGGTGGATGGGAATAATTGCTAA
- a CDS encoding Rossmann-fold NAD(P)-binding domain-containing protein, whose translation MANIIQPLKHFTKFESITQGQKLIEQALIYKENPNLDKAKGAGKRIGCIFLNPSLRTRVSTQLAALNLGMDPIVLNMDKEGWALEMRDGAVMNLGTVEHIKDAAAVLGSYFDILAIRAFPSLTNKEEDRSDFIFSQFVKYSGIPVVSLESATRHPLQSLADQITIQENWSGKSKPKVVLTWGPHIKAIPHAVANSFSEWTLGMDHDLTITHPAGYELDEEFTRGATIEYDQSKALEDADFVYVKNWSAFNEYGKILSTDSSWMLTESHFQKASTAKVMHCLPVRRNLELSDEILDGSRSLVQQQAKNRIFAAQAVISDLLEQL comes from the coding sequence ATGGCAAATATCATCCAGCCGCTCAAGCATTTTACAAAATTTGAATCCATAACTCAGGGCCAAAAGCTGATAGAGCAGGCACTGATTTACAAGGAGAACCCCAATCTCGACAAGGCAAAAGGAGCAGGAAAGCGTATAGGATGTATTTTCCTAAACCCCTCGCTACGAACCCGGGTTTCTACTCAATTAGCAGCCTTGAATCTGGGGATGGATCCCATCGTGCTGAATATGGACAAGGAAGGCTGGGCTTTGGAAATGCGAGACGGGGCTGTCATGAACCTAGGCACCGTGGAGCACATCAAAGACGCTGCTGCGGTTTTGGGTTCATATTTCGATATTTTGGCGATTCGTGCCTTTCCTTCCTTGACCAATAAGGAGGAAGACCGTTCTGACTTTATATTTTCGCAGTTTGTTAAGTATTCCGGAATCCCTGTGGTCAGCTTAGAATCAGCGACACGCCATCCGCTCCAAAGTCTGGCGGATCAGATTACCATACAGGAAAATTGGTCTGGAAAAAGCAAGCCCAAAGTGGTGTTAACTTGGGGGCCGCATATCAAGGCCATTCCTCATGCAGTAGCCAATTCCTTTTCGGAGTGGACTTTAGGAATGGATCATGACCTCACCATTACCCACCCAGCCGGCTATGAACTGGATGAGGAATTCACCAGGGGAGCGACTATAGAATATGATCAAAGCAAAGCACTAGAAGATGCTGATTTTGTGTATGTTAAAAACTGGTCAGCATTTAATGAATATGGAAAAATCCTTTCCACAGATTCATCCTGGATGCTTACAGAGTCCCACTTTCAAAAGGCCTCGACTGCCAAAGTCATGCATTGCCTTCCGGTAAGGAGAAACTTGGAACTATCGGATGAAATTTTGGATGGAAGTCGCTCTTTGGTTCAGCAGCAGGCAAAAAACCGGATTTTCGCAGCGCAGGCTGTTATCAGTGATCTTTTAGAACAGCTTTAA
- a CDS encoding aspartate aminotransferase family protein, translated as MKLFDVYPLIPVTIAKADGAKLWDEKGQEYIDLYGGHAVISIGHTHPHYVKRIKAQLDQIAFYSNSVQIPIQKEYAEKLGELSGYPDYELFLCNSGAEANENAIKLASFATGKSGFIAFSGSFHGRTSAAVALTDNPKIIAPCNAREDFHILPWEDLDTVEEALKSNGIAGIVIEGIQGVNGIQVPSPEFIQGLASLARKYEAKLILDEVQSGFGRTGKFFAHQLMEDIKPDIISMAKGMGNGFPMGGILISPEFKATYGLLGTTFGGNQLACAAGLAVLEVIEQEKLLEHTQQFGEKLLAELKSIPGITAIRGTGLMIGIDLDREAGPVRSELVQKYRIFTGSAAGKNTIRLLPPLNIEWNQLNSFLTALKEILS; from the coding sequence ATGAAATTATTTGATGTTTACCCGCTGATCCCGGTGACTATCGCTAAAGCCGATGGAGCTAAACTTTGGGATGAAAAGGGTCAGGAATATATAGACCTTTACGGAGGTCACGCGGTGATTTCCATTGGTCACACGCACCCGCATTATGTCAAGCGTATCAAAGCTCAATTGGACCAGATCGCTTTTTACTCCAATTCTGTTCAGATTCCTATACAAAAGGAATATGCGGAGAAACTCGGGGAGCTTTCCGGCTATCCGGATTACGAACTTTTCCTTTGCAATTCCGGCGCAGAAGCCAATGAGAACGCAATTAAGCTTGCATCTTTTGCTACGGGAAAGTCAGGTTTCATCGCTTTCTCAGGTAGTTTTCACGGGAGAACTTCCGCTGCAGTCGCTTTGACTGATAATCCAAAAATCATTGCTCCGTGCAATGCGCGTGAAGACTTCCATATTCTCCCCTGGGAAGACCTAGACACAGTGGAAGAAGCATTGAAATCCAATGGAATCGCAGGAATAGTCATCGAAGGAATTCAGGGCGTAAATGGTATTCAGGTTCCAAGCCCAGAGTTTATACAAGGCTTAGCGTCACTGGCCAGGAAATATGAAGCAAAGCTGATTTTGGACGAAGTTCAGTCAGGCTTTGGCCGAACTGGAAAATTCTTTGCCCACCAATTGATGGAAGACATAAAGCCGGATATCATAAGCATGGCCAAGGGAATGGGAAATGGATTTCCTATGGGTGGAATCTTGATTTCTCCCGAGTTCAAAGCCACCTACGGATTGCTGGGAACTACCTTCGGCGGCAACCAGCTAGCCTGTGCAGCAGGCTTGGCGGTACTTGAAGTGATAGAACAAGAAAAGCTTCTGGAACACACCCAGCAATTCGGAGAAAAACTTTTGGCAGAATTGAAATCCATTCCTGGAATCACCGCTATACGCGGTACCGGACTGATGATTGGTATAGATCTAGACCGGGAAGCAGGACCTGTACGATCAGAACTGGTCCAGAAATATCGCATTTTCACGGGAAGCGCAGCAGGAAAGAATACGATAAGACTTCTTCCACCTTTAAATATCGAGTGGAATCAGTTAAATTCGTTTTTAACCGCATTGAAAGAAATCTTAAGTTAA
- the argC gene encoding N-acetyl-gamma-glutamyl-phosphate reductase has product MTKIKTAIIGAAGYTGGELLRLLVHHPACELVYVHSNSQKGKKVSEVHPDLIGDCDLIFTDEVQTEGIDAVFLGLPHGQTKGFLEQHSFSPETVLIDLSTDFRDESNGFTYGLPEVNAEKIKSAKKIANPGCFATGIQLALLPAIAKGWVKDTIQISGITGSTGAGKKLAETSHFSYRSSNMSVYKLFTHQHIKEITQTFKQTNSDFSSEILFVPYRGNFPRGIWITAYFPFEGTQEEATAAYQDYYKDAAFTHVSDADIDLKQAVNTNKCIVHVKKEAGQLVIYSAIDNLLKGASGQAVQNYNLAFGLEERTGLNLKSIAF; this is encoded by the coding sequence ATGACTAAAATCAAAACAGCGATCATAGGTGCAGCAGGATATACTGGAGGCGAATTACTTCGTCTGCTGGTTCATCATCCGGCCTGCGAACTTGTCTATGTACATAGCAATAGCCAGAAGGGCAAAAAAGTGTCCGAAGTCCATCCAGATCTGATTGGGGATTGTGATTTGATTTTTACGGATGAAGTGCAGACCGAAGGAATAGACGCAGTATTCTTGGGTTTACCGCATGGACAGACCAAGGGTTTCCTGGAGCAACATAGCTTTTCCCCAGAGACCGTTCTCATTGATTTGTCCACTGATTTCCGTGACGAATCCAATGGCTTTACTTATGGTCTTCCAGAGGTGAATGCTGAAAAAATAAAGTCTGCCAAAAAAATCGCAAATCCTGGCTGTTTTGCCACGGGGATTCAACTGGCTTTGCTTCCGGCTATCGCAAAAGGCTGGGTAAAAGATACTATCCAGATTTCTGGTATTACGGGAAGTACCGGTGCCGGCAAGAAACTGGCTGAGACCTCCCACTTTAGCTACAGATCTTCCAATATGTCTGTTTATAAACTGTTTACCCATCAGCACATAAAGGAAATTACTCAGACTTTTAAGCAAACAAATTCAGATTTTTCCTCAGAAATTCTCTTCGTTCCTTATCGAGGGAATTTCCCAAGAGGTATTTGGATTACTGCCTATTTTCCTTTCGAAGGAACTCAGGAAGAAGCTACAGCAGCTTACCAGGATTATTATAAGGATGCTGCTTTTACGCATGTGTCTGATGCAGATATAGATTTGAAGCAAGCTGTAAACACGAACAAGTGTATAGTTCATGTGAAAAAAGAAGCCGGTCAATTGGTGATCTATTCTGCCATTGACAATCTACTTAAAGGAGCTTCAGGACAGGCGGTTCAGAATTACAATTTAGCATTTGGACTAGAGGAAAGGACAGGCTTGAATCTGAAAAGTATAGCGTTCTGA
- a CDS encoding GNAT family N-acetyltransferase, whose protein sequence is MDNISFQIIVANPSHKVYSSQITDEMENSAKARGTGIAKRSPEYVETKMEEGKAVIALTNDGKWAGFCYIEAWGHGKYVANSGLIVAPEYRKYGLARKIKNEVFKLSRKKYPDSKIFGLTTGAAVMKINSELGYIPVSYSDLTDDNEFWKGCQSCVNYEILMSKNRSNCLCTAMLYDPNAKRNHTQEKALREDFKKELKLFDRWVRLKKYVMLKLNKSKDILTSII, encoded by the coding sequence ATGGATAACATTTCATTCCAGATTATAGTAGCCAATCCCTCCCACAAGGTTTACTCCTCTCAGATCACAGATGAGATGGAAAATTCCGCCAAAGCCCGGGGCACCGGTATCGCCAAGCGGAGCCCGGAATACGTGGAAACCAAAATGGAAGAAGGAAAAGCCGTTATTGCTTTGACCAACGATGGCAAGTGGGCAGGTTTCTGCTACATTGAAGCTTGGGGACATGGCAAATATGTGGCAAATTCTGGACTGATCGTGGCGCCAGAATACCGTAAGTATGGCTTGGCCAGAAAAATCAAAAATGAGGTATTCAAACTCAGCCGAAAGAAATACCCAGATTCCAAAATCTTCGGATTAACTACGGGAGCTGCAGTGATGAAAATCAACTCAGAACTGGGCTATATTCCTGTATCCTATTCTGACCTTACGGATGACAATGAATTCTGGAAAGGCTGCCAAAGCTGTGTCAATTACGAGATCCTGATGAGTAAAAACAGATCGAACTGTCTTTGCACCGCGATGCTCTATGACCCAAATGCTAAGCGAAATCACACCCAAGAGAAAGCGCTCAGGGAAGATTTCAAAAAGGAATTGAAATTATTTGACCGCTGGGTAAGATTAAAGAAATACGTGATGCTTAAATTGAACAAGTCAAAGGACATCCTGACCAGCATCATATAA
- a CDS encoding M20 family metallo-hydrolase — translation MKDTQELFEDAVELLKQLIETPSLSRAENATADILEEYFSSRAIPFTKSGNNIWAFASSFDRNKPTLWLNSHHDTVKPNAGYTKDPFLPTIEDGKLYGLGSNDAGGPLVSLIAAFTYFYGQDLPFNLIMIASAEEEISGKNGIAAVIDQLPACDLAIVGEPTLMDMAVAEKGLMVIDAKVYGKAGHAAREEGINAIYLALEDLQKIKDFQFKKVSQFLGKTKVSATVIHAGQQHNVVPDICEFVLDVRVTDAYTLQEALDELKSELNAELTPRSLRLQSSHVPEGHLILKVGEKLGKNTYGSPTLSDQALIPYPSVKIGPGDSARSHSADEFIYLKEIENGILGYIQILETYAAMLLKN, via the coding sequence GTGAAAGATACCCAGGAATTATTTGAAGATGCGGTTGAACTCCTGAAGCAACTCATAGAAACCCCTTCACTTTCTAGAGCAGAAAATGCCACGGCAGACATTCTCGAAGAGTATTTTTCCAGCCGAGCCATTCCTTTCACTAAATCAGGCAATAATATCTGGGCATTTGCCAGCTCATTTGACAGGAATAAACCTACGCTTTGGTTAAATTCTCATCACGATACCGTAAAACCAAATGCCGGCTACACCAAAGATCCTTTCTTGCCAACTATTGAAGATGGTAAACTTTACGGTTTGGGCAGCAATGATGCTGGCGGGCCACTCGTCAGCTTAATCGCTGCATTTACCTATTTTTATGGGCAAGACCTCCCCTTCAATCTGATCATGATAGCCTCAGCAGAGGAGGAGATTTCTGGCAAAAACGGGATCGCTGCTGTCATCGATCAGCTACCTGCCTGCGATCTGGCGATAGTCGGTGAACCCACTCTGATGGATATGGCCGTGGCGGAAAAAGGCCTGATGGTGATCGATGCGAAAGTGTACGGAAAAGCTGGCCATGCTGCGCGGGAAGAAGGCATCAATGCGATTTACCTGGCTTTGGAAGACCTACAGAAAATCAAGGATTTCCAGTTCAAAAAAGTATCCCAGTTTCTAGGCAAAACAAAGGTTTCCGCTACAGTGATCCATGCCGGACAGCAGCACAATGTGGTCCCAGACATCTGCGAATTTGTTTTGGATGTAAGGGTGACTGATGCTTATACCCTGCAAGAAGCGCTGGACGAACTGAAAAGCGAGTTAAACGCAGAACTGACACCTCGTTCTTTGAGATTGCAATCATCCCATGTACCTGAAGGACATTTGATTTTGAAAGTAGGCGAAAAACTGGGTAAGAACACCTACGGAAGCCCTACCCTGTCTGATCAGGCTTTAATCCCTTATCCCTCTGTAAAAATCGGTCCTGGGGACTCTGCCAGATCACATTCCGCGGATGAATTTATTTATTTGAAAGAAATCGAAAATGGCATCTTAGGCTATATCCAAATCCTGGAGACCTACGCTGCTATGCTTCTAAAAAACTAA